From Vigna radiata var. radiata cultivar VC1973A unplaced genomic scaffold, Vradiata_ver6 scaffold_23, whole genome shotgun sequence, the proteins below share one genomic window:
- the LOC106778584 gene encoding gibberellin 2-beta-dioxygenase 8-like has translation MDYEPPFLETYKTLVQKHLGDSRNNNDYCSSTVERCDIPLIDLGRLSVEREECMREIAEAAREWGFFQVVNHGIPQELLKSIQIDQKKVFYQPFLNKSTQQAIFSTLSAKAYRWGNPFATNLRQLSWSEAIHFYVTDISRMDQHETLRSNLEGFATRMFSLAQSLSEILACKLNAKSNYFREHCWPKSSFIRLNRYPPCPISKMHGLIPHCDTSFLTIVHQDHVGGLQLMKDGNWVAVKPNPHALVVNIGDLFQAWSNGVYKSIKHRVVAAESAERFSMAFFYCPLEEAVIKSHMKPAMYRKFTFKEYKEQAEKDVKQTGGKVGLSRFLL, from the exons ATGGATTATGAACCACCATTCCTTGAGACCTACAAGACCCTTGTGCAGAAACACCTAGGGGATTCAAGGAATAATAATGACTACTGCAGCTCTACAGTGGAGAGATGTGATATACCTTTGATCGACCTTGGGAGGTTAAGTGTTGAGAGAGAGGAATGCATGAGAGAAATTGCAGAAGCTGCAAGAGAATGGGGTTTCTTTCAAGTTGTGAATCATGGTATTCCACAGGAGCTGCTCAAGAGCATACAGATTGATCAAAAGAAAGTGTTCTATCAACCTTTTCTGAACAAGTCAACACAGCAAGCTATTTTCTCTACCTTATCTGCCAAAGCTTATAGGTGGGGCAATCCCTTTGCCACCAATCTCAGACAACTGTCATGGTCAGAAGCAATTCACTTTTATGTCACTGACATCTCAAGGATGGACCAACATGAAACTCTGAG ATCAAACCTTGAAGGTTTTGCAACACGCATGTTCTCCCTAGCACAGAGCTTGTCTGAAATACTAGCCTGCAAATTGAATGCGAAATCGAACTATTTTCGAGAGCATTGCTGGCCAAAGAGTTCATTCATTCGACTGAATAGATATCCACCATGCCCTATATCAAAGATGCATGGCTTGATACCTCACTGTGACACTAGTTTTCTCACCATCGTACATCAAGACCATGTTGGGGGATTGCAATTGATGAAAGATGGAAATTGGGTTGCTGTTAAACCTAATCCACATGCTCTGGTCGTTAACATTGGTGACTTGTTTCAG GCATGGAGCAATGGTGTTTATAAAAGCATAAAACACAGAGTTGTCGCTGCAGAGAGTGCTGAGAGGTTTTCTATGGCATTTTTCTATTGTCCCTTGGAGGAAGCAGTTATAAAAAGCCACATGAAGCCAGCTATGTACAGAAAATTCACTTTTAAGGAGTATAAAGAACAGGCTGAGAAAGATGTTAAGCAAACTGGGGGAAAAGTGGGGCTCTCCAGATTTCTTCTGTAg